The following are from one region of the Channa argus isolate prfri chromosome 6, Channa argus male v1.0, whole genome shotgun sequence genome:
- the limk1a gene encoding LIM domain kinase 1a isoform X4 → MVGDLFFWSFCCLRLWKRDKKVAGEQKYHPECFTCLNCRAFIGDGDTYALVERSKLYCGHCYYQTIVTPVSLPDSPCSRIPHTVTLVSIPASTEGNNGRRGRGFSVAIDQPLSPTNGYSPENGRTVRVSQVDADCISPDVKNSIHVGDRILEINGTPIHNVPLDEIDLLIQETSRLLQLTIEHDPHSQEQEGGSSGADEKVDGPLSTPLSEGPSPILPITQPPNPDISNLRSRIITRSYSIDKSPGSSNAASPISQRKDMNRSESLRIVTNRTHRIFRPSDLIHGEVLGKGCFGQAIKVTHRETGEVMVMKELIRFDDETQKTFLKEVKVMRCLDHPNVLKFIGVLYKDKRLNFIAEYIKGGTLREIIKKMESNYPWNQRVSFAKDIAAGMSYLHSMNIIHRDLNSYNCLVRENNTVVVADFGLARLMVDDKHEEKLTEGKLSGLKKPDRRKRYTVVGNPYWMAPEMIHGKSYDERVDIFSFGIMLCEIIGRVNADPDYLPRATDFGLNVSGFLEHYCPPDCPPAFFPMAAVCCDLDADRRPAFSKLEEWLENLKMHLDIGLPLVSELDELHKAFWEMNSITRPENGLHTHPEQPE, encoded by the exons ATGGTGGGAGACTTGTTTTTCTGGAGCTTTTGCTGTCTCAGGCTGTGGAAAAGGGATAAGAAG GTTGCAGGGGAACAGAAATATCATCCAGAATGCTTCACCTGTCTGAACTGCAGGGCGTTCATCGGTGATGGAGACACATATGCTCTGGTGGAGAGATCCAAACTCTACTG TGGCCACTGTTACTACCAGACCATCGTTACACCGGTTTCCTTGCCAGACTCACCGTGCTCACGTATCCCTCACACCGTTACGCTTGTGTCCATCCCAGCCTCCACTGAGGGCAACAATGGGCGCAGAGGACGAGGTTTCTCAGTGGCCATTGATCAGCCGCTCAGCCCGACCAATGGGTACAGCCCTGAAAATGGACGCACTGTCAGAGTCTCCCA GGTGGACGCAGACTGCATCAGTCCAGATGTAAAAAATTCCATTCATGTTGGAGATAGGATCCTGGAAATTAATGGGACGCCCATTCACAATGTTCCTCTGGATGAG ATCGACTTGTTGATCCAGGAGACAAGCCGGCTGCTGCAGCTCACCATTGAACACGACCCTCACAGTCAAGAGCAAGAGGGAGGCTCCTCAGGAGCTGACGAGAAGGTGGATGGCCCCCTGTCCACACCTCTGTCAGAGGGCCCCAGCCCCATCCTGCCCATCACCCAGCCCCCTAACCCTGACATTAGTAACCTGAGATCTCGCATTATCAC ACGAAGCTACAGCATTGATAAGTCACCAGGCTCCAGTAATGCAGCGTCCCCCATCTCCCAAAGAAAAGACATGAACCGATCAGAGTCACTCCGCATTGTGACCAATCGTACTCACCGCATCTTCCGCCCATCAGATCTCATCCACGGAGAGGTTTTGGGAAAAGGCTGCTTTGGACAGGCCATCAAG GTGACCCACAGGGAGACAGGGGAGGTTATGGTGATGAAGGAGTTAATTCGCTTTGATGAcgaaacacagaaaacattccTAAAAGAG GTGAAGGTCATGCGTTGCCTGGATCACCCCAACGTGCTCAAATTCATTGGAGTGCTGTACAAAGACAAGAGGCTCAACTTCATTGCAGAGTACATAAAGGGCGGCACGTTGAGGGAAATCATCAAGAAAATG gAAAGCAACTATCCCTGGAACCAACGGGTCAGTTTTGCCAAGGACATTGCTGCTGGGATG TCATATCTGCATTCCATGAACATAATCCACCGAGACCTGAACTCTTACAACTGTCTCGTCCGAGAG aacaacACAGTAGTGGTGGCAGACTTTGGGCTGGCTCGGCTTATGGTCGATGACAAGCACGAAGAGAAATTGACGGAGGGTAAACTGTCAGGTCTGAAGAAACCAGACCGCAGGAAGAGGTACACAGTGGTGGGAAACCCTTACTGGATGGCTCCTGAAATGATCCACG GGAAGAGCTACGACGAGAGAGTAGACATCTTTTCCTTTGGTATCATGCTCTGCGAG ATAATTGGCAGGGTGAACGCGGACCCAGACTACCTCCCCAGGGCGACAGACTTTGGACTGAATGTGTCTGGTTTTCTGGAGCATTATTGCCCCCCAGATTGTCCGCCCGCCTTCTTCCCCATGGCTGCTGTGTGCTGTGACCTAGATGCAGACAGACG CCCTGCTTTCTCCAAGTTGGAGGAGTGGTTGGAGAACCTGAAGATGCACTTGGACATTGGTCTGCCCCTTGTGTCTGAATTAGATGAGCTGCACAAGGCCTTCTGGGAAATGAACAGCATCACACGGCCTGAAAATGGCTTGCACACACATCCCGAACAGCCGGAGTAG